In one window of Lynx canadensis isolate LIC74 chromosome A3, mLynCan4.pri.v2, whole genome shotgun sequence DNA:
- the SPEF1 gene encoding sperm flagellar protein 1 isoform X2, which yields MAGSVDEEALHQLYLWVDNIPLSRPKRNLSRDFSDGVLVAEVIKFYFPKMVEMHNYVPANSLQQKLNNWGHLNRKVLNKLNFSVPEDVMRKIAQCAPGVVELVLIPLRQRLEERQRRRKQGAGSLQELAPQDGTGYMDVGLSQKARGEGAPDPQGGGQLRGGRLLAPRPPGYSQALQGDPSFVLQIAEKEQELLASQETVQVLQMKVRRLEHLLQLKNVRIDDLSRRLQQAERKQR from the exons ATGGCTGGCAGCGTGGACGAGGAGGCGTTGCACCAGCTGTACCTGTGGGTAGACAACATCCCCCTATCCCGGCCCAAGAGAAATCTCTCCAGGGACTTCAGTGATGGAG TCCTGGTCGCAGAAGTCATCAAGTTTTACTTCCCCAAGATGGTGGAGATGCACAATTATGTCCCTGCCAACTCTCTCCAACAGAAGCTCAACAACTGGGGTCACCTAAACAG GAAGGTGCTGAACAAGCTGAACTTCTCGGTACCAGAGGACGTGATGCGCAAGATCGCGCAATGCGCGCCAGGCGTGGTGGAGTTAGTGCTCATTCCGCTGAGGCAGCGCCTGGAGGAGCGCCAGAGGCGCAGAAAGCAGGGCGCGGGCTCCTTACAG GAGCTGGCTCCCCAGGATGGCACTGGCTACATGGATGTGG GTTTGTCCCAGAAGGCCCGAGGGGAAGGTGCCCCGGACCCCCAGGGAGGAGGGCAGCTCAG GGGGGGCCGGCTGCTGGCGCCCCGACCTCCGGGATATAGTCAGGCACTGCAGGGCGACCCAAGCTTCGTCCTCCAGATCGCTGAAAAGGAGCAGGAGCTGTTGGCCTCTCAGGAGACCGTGCAG GTCCTGCAGATGAAGGTGAGGCGCTTAGAGCATTTGCTGCAGCTCAAGAACGTGCGCATCGACGATCTCTCCCGGCGGCTCCAGCAGGCAGAGCGTAAGCAGCGGTGA
- the SPEF1 gene encoding sperm flagellar protein 1 isoform X1 — protein MAGSVDEEALHQLYLWVDNIPLSRPKRNLSRDFSDGVLVAEVIKFYFPKMVEMHNYVPANSLQQKLNNWGHLNRKVLNKLNFSVPEDVMRKIAQCAPGVVELVLIPLRQRLEERQRRRKQGAGSLQVPPHSSFSHYLWELPRQREAPPWQEVWEKGVWQREPGLGDHGRDMGLLGDERILPHSKPWGFFQELAPQDGTGYMDVGLSQKARGEGAPDPQGGGQLRGGRLLAPRPPGYSQALQGDPSFVLQIAEKEQELLASQETVQVLQMKVRRLEHLLQLKNVRIDDLSRRLQQAERKQR, from the exons ATGGCTGGCAGCGTGGACGAGGAGGCGTTGCACCAGCTGTACCTGTGGGTAGACAACATCCCCCTATCCCGGCCCAAGAGAAATCTCTCCAGGGACTTCAGTGATGGAG TCCTGGTCGCAGAAGTCATCAAGTTTTACTTCCCCAAGATGGTGGAGATGCACAATTATGTCCCTGCCAACTCTCTCCAACAGAAGCTCAACAACTGGGGTCACCTAAACAG GAAGGTGCTGAACAAGCTGAACTTCTCGGTACCAGAGGACGTGATGCGCAAGATCGCGCAATGCGCGCCAGGCGTGGTGGAGTTAGTGCTCATTCCGCTGAGGCAGCGCCTGGAGGAGCGCCAGAGGCGCAGAAAGCAGGGCGCGGGCTCCTTACAGGTGCCACCCCACTCAAGTTTCTCCCACTACTTGTGGGAGCTTCCCAGGCAGCGGGAAGCCCCGCCTTGGCAAGAAGTGTGGGAGAAGGGTGTCTGGCAAAGGGAGCCTGGTCTTGGAGACCACGGAAGAGACATGGGGCTCCTTGGAGATGAGCGAATCCTACCTCACAGTAAACCCTGGGGGTTCTTTCAGGAGCTGGCTCCCCAGGATGGCACTGGCTACATGGATGTGG GTTTGTCCCAGAAGGCCCGAGGGGAAGGTGCCCCGGACCCCCAGGGAGGAGGGCAGCTCAG GGGGGGCCGGCTGCTGGCGCCCCGACCTCCGGGATATAGTCAGGCACTGCAGGGCGACCCAAGCTTCGTCCTCCAGATCGCTGAAAAGGAGCAGGAGCTGTTGGCCTCTCAGGAGACCGTGCAG GTCCTGCAGATGAAGGTGAGGCGCTTAGAGCATTTGCTGCAGCTCAAGAACGTGCGCATCGACGATCTCTCCCGGCGGCTCCAGCAGGCAGAGCGTAAGCAGCGGTGA
- the CENPB gene encoding major centromere autoantigen B, with product MGPKRRQLTFREKSRIIQEVEENPDLRKGEIARRFNIPPSTLSTILKNKRAILASERKYGVASTCRKTNKLSPYDKLEGLLIAWFQQIRAAGLPVKGIILKEKALRIAEELGMDDFTASNGWLDRFRRRHGVVSCSGVARARSRSAAPRPPAAPASPPAVPSEGSGGGSTGWRAREEQPPSVAEGYASQDVFSAIETSLWYDFLPDQAAGLCGSDGRARRATQRLSVLLCANADGSEKLPPLVAGKSAKPRAGQAGLPCDYTANSKGGVTTQALAKYLKALDTRMAAESRRVLLLAGRLAAQSLDTSGLRHVQLAFFPPGTVQPLERGVVQQVKGHYRQAMLLKAMAALEGQDRSGLQLGLMEALHFVAAAWQAVEPSDIAACFREAGFGGGPNATITTALKSEGEEEEEEEEEEEEEEEEEEEGEGEEEEEEEEGEEEEGGEGEELGEEEEVEEEGDVDDSDEEEEEEEEESSSEGLEAEDWAQGVVEAGGSFGGYSAQEEAQCPTLHFLEGEEDSESDSEEEEEDEDDEEDEDDEDEEEDGDEVPVPSFGEAMAYFAMVKRYLTSFPIDDRVQSHILHLEHDLVHVTRKNHARQAGVRGLGHQS from the coding sequence ATGGGCCCCAAGCGGCGGCAGCTGACGTTCCGGGAGAAGTCGCGGATCAtccaggaggtggaggagaaCCCGGACTTGCGCAAGGGCGAGATCGCGCGGCGCTTCAACATCCCGCCGTCCACGCTGAGCACCATCCTGAAGAACAAGCGCGCCATCCTGGCGTCGGAGCGCAAGTACGGTGTGGCCTCCACCTGCCGCAAGACCAACAAGCTGTCCCCCTACGACAAGCTCGAGGGGCTGCTCATCGCCTGGTTCCAGCAGATCCGCGCCGCTGGCCTACCCGTCAAGGGCATCATCCTCAAGGAGAAGGCGCTGCGTATAGCCGAGGAGCTGGGCATGGACGACTTCACCGCCTCCAACGGTTGGCTGGACCGCTTCCGCCGGCGCCACGGTGTGGTGTCCTGCAGCGGTGTGGCCCGCGCCCGGTCGCGCAGTGctgccccccggcccccagcGGCTCCCGCCAGCCCACCTGCGGTGCCCTCGGAGGGCAGCGGCGGGGGTTCGACGGGCTGGCGCGCTCGGGAGGAGCAGCCGCCGTCGGTGGCCGAGGGCTACGCCTCCCAGGACGTGTTCAGCGCCATTGAGACCAGTCTGTGGTACGACTTCCTGCCCGACCAGGCTGCGGGGCTGTGCGGCAGCGATGGACGGGCGCGCAGGGCCACCCAGCGCCTGAGCGTCCTGCTGTGCGCCAACGCAGACGGTAGCGAGAAGCTGCCCCCGCTTGTGGCCGGCAAGTCGGCCAAGCCCCGTGCAGGCCAAGCCGGCCTGCCTTGCGACTACACCGCCAACTCTAAGGGTGGTGTCACCACGCAGGCCCTGGCCAAGTACCTGAAGGCCCTGGACACTCGCATGGCTGCAGAGTCTCGCCGAGTCCTGCTACTGGCCGGCCGCCTGGCTGCCCAGTCCCTGGATACCTCCGGCCTGCGGCATGTACAGCTGGCCTTCTTCCCGCCGGGCACCGTGCAGCCGCTGGAGCGGGGAGTGGTCCAACAGGTGAAGGGCCACTACCGCCAGGCTATGCTACTCAAGGCCATGGCCGCACTAGAGGGCCAGGATCGTTCAGGCCTGCAGCTAGGTTTGATGGAGGCCTTGCACTTCGTGGCTGCCGCCTGGCAGGCAGTGGAGCCTTCGGACATAGCTGCCTGCTTTCGTGAGGCTGGCTTCGGGGGTGGCCCAAATGCCACCATCACCACTGCCCTCAAGAgtgagggggaggaagaggaggaggaggaagaggaggaagaagaagaggaggaagaggaagaggagggtgaaggggaggaggaggaggaggaagaagagggtgaggaggaggaagggggggaaggagaggagttgggggaggaagaggaggtggaagaggagggtGATGTTGATGACAgtgatgaagaggaggaggaagaggaggaagagagctcCTCTGAGGGCTTGGAGGCTGAGGACTGGGCCCAGGGGGTAGTAGAAGCTGGTGGCAGCTTCGGGGGCTACAGTGCCCAGGAGGAGGCCCAGTGCCCTACTCTCCATTTCCTGGAGGGTGAAGAGGACTCTGAGTCTGacagtgaggaagaggaggaagatgaggatgATGAGGAGGATGAAGATGATGAAGATGAGGAGGAAGATGGTGATGAGGTGCCTGTGCCCAGCTTTGGGGAGGCCATGGCTTACTTCGCTATGGTCAAGAGGTACCTGACTTCCTTCCCCATTGATGACCGTGTGCAGAGCCACATCCTTCATTTGGAACACGATCTGGTCCACGTGACCAGGAAGAACCATGCCCGGCAGGCAGGAGTTCGGGGTCTTGGACATCAGAGCTGA